A stretch of the Poseidonibacter antarcticus genome encodes the following:
- a CDS encoding GGDEF domain-containing protein — translation MQKFSVSKELFEDILLKKALSFNKPNSKYWKKILLEPKIVDNNIEYSIRQFDTLTITNGLSKEDPSLVIECKRIDYSSHKDCFEFFLGKVIEQKNTNLEENYKDNLIEELLKEKELLKDEMNRDHLTKVFNRRKMEDDLEVFSRQSNSSFLCVIFIDVSRFRRINDEFAYEVGDKGLIYLSQKLKEHAKILNGEVYRYTEEKFLILCFITKNHILEKLNELIEDIKSKKIYHPLRNIPIPVSIGVSFLNECKNVNEMIKKANSAVYTAKNKGINKIEFE, via the coding sequence ATGCAAAAATTTTCAGTCTCAAAAGAGTTATTTGAAGATATTTTATTAAAAAAGGCACTTAGTTTCAATAAGCCAAATAGTAAATATTGGAAAAAAATACTTCTTGAACCAAAAATTGTTGATAATAATATTGAATATTCAATAAGACAATTTGATACCTTAACAATTACAAATGGATTATCAAAAGAAGATCCTTCTTTAGTTATTGAATGTAAGAGAATAGATTATTCTAGTCATAAAGATTGCTTTGAATTCTTTTTAGGCAAAGTAATCGAACAAAAAAATACAAACTTAGAAGAAAACTATAAAGATAATTTAATTGAAGAGTTATTAAAAGAGAAAGAACTTTTAAAAGATGAAATGAATAGAGATCATTTAACAAAAGTATTTAATAGAAGAAAGATGGAAGACGATCTAGAAGTTTTTTCTAGACAAAGTAACTCCTCTTTTTTATGTGTTATTTTTATTGATGTAAGTAGATTTAGAAGAATAAATGATGAATTTGCTTATGAAGTGGGAGATAAAGGTTTAATATATTTATCTCAGAAATTAAAAGAACATGCAAAAATTTTAAATGGTGAAGTTTATAGATATACAGAAGAAAAATTTTTGATTTTATGTTTTATTACAAAAAATCATATTCTAGAAAAACTTAATGAATTAATTGAAGATATTAAATCAAAAAAAATCTATCATCCTTTAAGAAATATTCCTATTCCTGTTAGCATAGGAGTTTCATTTTTAAATGAATGTAAAAATGTTAATGAAATGATAAAAAAAGCAAATTCAGCTGTGTATACAGCAAAAAATAAGGGCATAAATAAAATAGAATTTGAATAA
- a CDS encoding class II aldolase and adducin N-terminal domain-containing protein encodes MVDKATVKQLSNLSLTMFRKNFFGIYHGAISAKLDQDNFLINTNDAIFDEMTSSSFCTLNLNKQDYRWKIASMESHIHATIYTNIHEAKYIAFGMPIYTTSYTFDHDSIIFEDFFGKMTFGEIPIYDPGDCETWYVRNALEITKYLKESPSKVMVIKGVGAYVYDRDINELVKKIAILENSCRLLSIKTSFC; translated from the coding sequence ATGGTTGATAAGGCTACAGTAAAACAATTAAGTAATCTATCTTTGACAATGTTTAGAAAAAATTTCTTTGGTATTTATCATGGAGCAATCTCTGCTAAACTAGATCAAGATAATTTTCTTATTAATACAAATGATGCAATTTTTGATGAGATGACTTCAAGTTCTTTTTGTACTTTAAATCTTAATAAACAAGATTATAGATGGAAAATAGCAAGTATGGAATCGCATATTCATGCAACAATATATACAAATATTCATGAAGCAAAATATATTGCATTTGGAATGCCTATTTATACTACATCATATACCTTTGATCATGATTCAATAATTTTTGAAGATTTTTTTGGAAAAATGACATTTGGAGAAATCCCAATTTATGATCCAGGGGATTGTGAAACTTGGTATGTAAGAAATGCACTTGAAATTACTAAATACTTAAAAGAGTCACCAAGTAAAGTAATGGTTATAAAAGGTGTAGGTGCATATGTTTATGATAGAGATATAAATGAATTAGTAAAAAAAATAGCTATTTTAGAGAATTCTTGTAGACTACTTAGTATAAAAACGTCTTTTTGCTAA
- a CDS encoding C40 family peptidase encodes MKKIKIISNILLLSTLLLFTACSHKNTLIQVNKSDLEKTSNTANNNFMNQDKETNKLLKKYFTPWNQNKVSYSLREATWGFSYKNKTIYLENHRKASKEWFDKQIENSNFDKYNSELKKAITIKNTNIRVLPTDSPMFYNPTKPGEGFPFDYNQNSSIKINTPIFISHYSKDKAWAYMQSGTVGGWIHINDIAFVDEEFINEFKTNDYSVAVAEKFPIYDNIFREYVKVATIFPKFQDYYIIAKKDFNNNAIITYIKINPSYVQSLPIKFNTENRIKIAKALLDEPYGWGGLLNNRDCSSFTQDYFAPFGKFLSRNSRAQSKNGTYHDLSKFSNEKKKEYIKKNGVPYSTLVYLRGHIMLYIGIKENEPIVIHNMWSVRLKNIWGEKYRHIVGKASMTTLEPGKDLKDFDKENSILRKIQGIVIL; translated from the coding sequence ATGAAAAAAATCAAAATAATTTCAAATATTCTTTTACTATCAACACTCCTTTTATTCACTGCTTGTTCGCATAAAAACACATTAATACAAGTAAATAAAAGTGATTTAGAAAAAACAAGTAATACTGCAAATAATAATTTTATGAATCAAGATAAAGAGACAAATAAACTATTAAAAAAATATTTCACACCATGGAATCAAAACAAAGTATCATACTCATTAAGAGAAGCAACATGGGGATTTTCATATAAAAATAAAACAATTTATTTAGAAAATCATAGAAAAGCTAGTAAAGAATGGTTTGATAAACAAATAGAAAACTCAAATTTTGATAAATACAATAGTGAATTAAAAAAAGCAATTACTATAAAAAACACAAATATTAGAGTTTTACCAACTGATTCACCAATGTTTTACAATCCAACTAAGCCAGGTGAAGGTTTTCCATTTGATTACAATCAAAACTCATCAATAAAAATAAATACACCTATTTTTATATCGCATTATTCAAAAGATAAAGCATGGGCTTATATGCAATCAGGAACTGTTGGAGGATGGATTCATATAAATGATATTGCCTTTGTAGATGAAGAGTTTATAAATGAATTTAAAACAAATGATTATAGTGTAGCAGTAGCCGAAAAATTTCCAATTTATGATAATATTTTTAGAGAATACGTAAAAGTAGCTACGATCTTTCCAAAGTTCCAAGACTATTATATTATCGCAAAAAAAGATTTTAATAATAATGCAATAATCACATATATAAAAATCAATCCTTCATATGTTCAATCTTTACCTATAAAATTTAACACAGAAAATAGAATAAAAATAGCAAAAGCACTTCTTGATGAGCCTTATGGTTGGGGTGGATTATTAAATAATAGAGATTGTTCTAGTTTCACTCAAGATTATTTCGCTCCATTTGGGAAGTTCTTATCAAGAAATTCAAGAGCTCAAAGTAAAAATGGTACATATCACGACCTTTCAAAATTCTCAAATGAAAAGAAAAAAGAGTATATAAAGAAAAATGGTGTTCCCTACTCAACTCTTGTATATTTAAGAGGTCATATTATGTTATATATTGGAATTAAAGAAAATGAACCTATTGTTATACATAATATGTGGAGTGTAAGACTTAAAAATATATGGGGAGAAAAATACCGTCATATTGTAGGAAAAGCATCAATGACAACACTAGAACCAGGAAAAGACTTAAAAGACTTTGATAAAGAAAATAGTATTTTACGTAAAATTCAAGGTATTGTGATTTTATAA
- a CDS encoding efflux RND transporter permease subunit, which produces MIKGLIEFALRKPILNHMFLLFIFLLAFFSYFKIPKEIFPPSAMDAISINGYYVGASSELLDKIAVSDIEDELLGLSSADTISSTIKNGSFNIKVDLKDGYKAKEVVDDVKDIITKIETNLPTDMDEPTVKAIEHAFPLINISVSSKEDVSKEYLLDIAEDVKSKVMQLKDLSQVTVFGKSDKELLISFDDEKIEAYGLNKLNVINAVSSLSSIFPIGMIKDTSRHYYLSTFNGEKNIEKIKNTLIRINGISLYLRDIADIKYTLADVSDISHFDGKTNIAVGINKGVEGDAIELVKQIKQIAKGFDEKYKNLEFNTYIDTSVWIKNRLNTVVSNIIFGLILLFIALFFFINIRIAIVIAIGIPTSFMIGLIGADYMGYSLNMLSLLGALIALGMLVDEAIVVGENIYRHLEMGKDKFTAARDGALEMFPAVLTATATTIFAFIPILLMTGEVGKFMQILPIMITILLLSSLVEAFFFLPLHAQELLTVSHGERKSHKVWDFNYKLYGNILEFLLKGKYIAIIIMVVAIIGSSIMILKTQKFQFMPTFDSTQIYITGSVGVGKKIEQTEQLVFNLEKQILNSVDFKNVVSSVSSVTGMKLDGKNQPHYEEFYFQVFVNLHERAPSNIFEEYINPYLSPKYDDSNMIRTITAQEVVGQLKDILKADLTSSNFDELKIFVPQAGIVKNDIEIAVSGQKDEVTLAVNKIKQALSNTVGVSNVADDALIGNYELKFKVNNYGNNIGITEENILNELRPFYFKGTYSKMFDDKGIVEIIFESKSKDLLSSLDTFEISTGNGEKVLLKDVVEFIKVPAYSQIFKENNEQIISVTASLDKVTSSEVFTAIQSDIDELRKKVTLVIKGEQQENEKVQKEMGEAALIAIILIFMALVWMFDSVLKPLIILSTIPLSILGVLIGHIVMGINISMTSLIGVVGLAGVIVNDGIIMMDFIKKAKTLDEMVELAKMRLRPILLTSITTILGLATLIFFTSGQALILQPMAISLGFGILWATILNLYLVPMIYRIIYLRNK; this is translated from the coding sequence ATGATAAAAGGTCTTATTGAGTTTGCATTAAGAAAACCTATTTTAAATCATATGTTTCTTCTTTTTATTTTTTTACTTGCATTTTTTTCTTATTTTAAGATTCCTAAAGAAATATTTCCTCCATCAGCTATGGATGCTATATCTATTAATGGATATTATGTAGGAGCTAGTTCAGAATTACTTGATAAGATAGCAGTTTCTGATATTGAAGATGAACTTTTAGGATTAAGTAGTGCTGATACTATTTCTTCGACTATTAAAAATGGAAGTTTTAATATAAAAGTTGATTTAAAAGATGGCTATAAAGCAAAAGAAGTTGTAGATGATGTAAAAGATATTATTACAAAAATCGAAACAAATTTGCCTACAGATATGGATGAGCCAACTGTAAAAGCAATAGAACACGCTTTTCCTTTGATAAATATATCAGTTTCTTCTAAAGAGGATGTTTCTAAAGAATATTTATTAGATATAGCAGAAGATGTAAAATCAAAAGTAATGCAATTAAAAGATTTATCACAAGTTACTGTTTTTGGTAAAAGTGATAAAGAACTTTTAATATCATTTGATGATGAAAAAATTGAAGCTTATGGATTAAATAAATTAAATGTAATAAATGCTGTTTCATCTTTAAGTTCTATTTTTCCTATTGGTATGATAAAAGATACTTCACGACACTATTATTTATCAACATTTAATGGTGAGAAAAATATAGAAAAGATAAAAAATACTTTAATCAGGATTAATGGTATATCACTTTATTTAAGAGATATAGCAGATATAAAATATACATTAGCTGATGTATCAGATATTTCTCATTTTGATGGAAAAACAAATATTGCAGTTGGAATAAATAAAGGTGTTGAAGGTGATGCTATTGAGCTTGTAAAACAAATTAAGCAAATAGCAAAAGGTTTTGATGAAAAGTATAAAAACTTAGAATTTAATACTTATATTGATACTTCTGTATGGATTAAAAATAGACTTAATACTGTTGTTTCAAATATTATCTTTGGTTTAATTTTATTATTTATTGCACTATTTTTCTTTATAAATATACGAATTGCTATTGTTATTGCTATTGGTATTCCAACTTCTTTTATGATTGGACTTATTGGTGCTGATTATATGGGGTATAGTTTAAATATGCTTTCACTTTTAGGAGCTTTAATTGCACTTGGAATGTTAGTTGATGAAGCTATTGTTGTAGGTGAAAATATCTATAGACATCTTGAGATGGGAAAAGATAAATTTACAGCAGCGCGAGATGGCGCACTTGAAATGTTTCCTGCTGTTTTAACAGCAACTGCAACAACTATTTTTGCTTTTATACCAATTTTATTAATGACAGGTGAAGTAGGCAAGTTTATGCAAATACTTCCTATTATGATTACTATTTTACTTTTAAGTTCACTTGTTGAAGCTTTTTTCTTTCTTCCTTTGCATGCACAAGAATTATTAACAGTTAGTCATGGTGAGAGAAAATCTCATAAAGTTTGGGATTTTAATTATAAACTTTATGGAAATATTTTAGAGTTTTTATTAAAAGGAAAATATATTGCAATTATTATAATGGTTGTTGCAATTATTGGCTCTTCTATTATGATATTAAAAACTCAAAAATTTCAGTTTATGCCTACTTTTGATTCAACACAAATTTATATAACAGGTTCAGTAGGAGTTGGTAAAAAGATTGAACAAACTGAACAATTAGTATTTAATCTTGAAAAACAGATACTAAACTCTGTTGATTTTAAAAATGTAGTAAGTTCTGTAAGTTCTGTTACAGGAATGAAACTAGATGGTAAAAATCAACCACATTATGAAGAGTTTTACTTCCAAGTATTTGTAAACTTACATGAAAGAGCACCTTCTAATATTTTTGAAGAGTATATAAATCCTTATTTATCACCAAAATATGATGATTCAAATATGATAAGAACAATTACAGCACAAGAGGTAGTAGGGCAATTAAAAGATATTTTAAAAGCTGATCTTACATCATCTAATTTTGATGAATTAAAGATTTTTGTACCACAAGCAGGAATTGTAAAAAATGATATTGAAATAGCAGTTTCAGGTCAAAAAGATGAAGTTACACTTGCAGTAAACAAAATAAAACAAGCTCTTTCAAATACTGTTGGAGTTTCAAATGTTGCAGATGATGCATTAATTGGAAACTATGAATTAAAATTCAAAGTAAATAATTATGGTAATAATATAGGAATTACAGAAGAAAATATTTTAAATGAATTAAGACCTTTTTATTTTAAAGGTACATATTCTAAAATGTTTGATGACAAAGGAATTGTTGAGATTATATTTGAGAGTAAATCAAAAGACCTTTTAAGTAGTTTAGATACATTTGAAATAAGTACAGGCAATGGAGAAAAAGTACTTTTAAAAGATGTAGTTGAGTTTATAAAAGTTCCTGCATATTCTCAAATATTTAAAGAAAATAATGAACAAATCATAAGTGTAACAGCATCATTAGATAAAGTTACATCATCAGAAGTATTTACAGCAATCCAAAGTGATATAGATGAGCTTAGAAAAAAAGTTACACTAGTAATAAAAGGTGAGCAACAAGAAAATGAAAAAGTACAAAAAGAAATGGGAGAAGCTGCTTTAATAGCTATTATTCTTATTTTTATGGCTTTGGTTTGGATGTTTGATTCTGTGCTTAAACCTTTGATTATATTAAGTACTATTCCTTTATCTATTTTGGGTGTTTTAATAGGGCATATCGTGATGGGAATAAATATTTCTATGACGAGTTTAATAGGTGTTGTTGGACTTGCTGGTGTTATTGTTAATGATGGAATTATTATGATGGATTTTATTAAAAAAGCCAAAACATTAGATGAAATGGTAGAATTAGCAAAAATGAGATTAAGACCAATATTATTAACATCAATTACAACTATATTAGGTCTAGCTACGCTTATATTTTTCACTTCAGGACAAGCATTGATTTTACAACCAATGGCTATATCTTTAGGATTTGGGATATTATGGGCAACAATTTTAAATCTATATTTAGTACCTATGATTTATAGAATTATTTATTTGAGAAATAAATAG
- a CDS encoding SDR family oxidoreductase, whose product MKVLLTGSNGYIGRRLKQKLLEQKDINLRLFVRDKKTLSSNIDKNIEVVEGDTFDKKKLKLALQDVDIAYYLIHSLNNKNYKDLDKLSAQNFINIAKECGVKRVIYLGGLGVKNENTSEHLLSRIETGEVLSSCKEVQTIFLRAGVIIGSGSTSFEIIRNLTEKLPIMTTPKWVETKAQPIGVDDVISYLEQSLYIKEQKNLIVDIGAEQLTYKEMMLQTAKALGLKRVIIPLPFLTINISSYWLNLFTPVPFTVAKALIEGLKSEVLIQNNHAKEYFPNIKPIKFIEAVKQAVLVIQQNQVISRWSDNLGKDWNKDHSKEIADAIFYDRKEIDISTISKEKVYASFISIGGENGWFEFDFLWELRGFLDKMIGGVGLKRGRRDQSNLRIGDSLDFWKVVDIKENERLLLFAQMKLPGKAWLEFKIKDNKLIQTAYYYPKGLFGRIYWYCLIPIHHFVFKNMIDNIVKNAKKS is encoded by the coding sequence ATGAAAGTATTACTAACAGGTTCAAATGGTTATATCGGAAGAAGACTAAAACAAAAGCTTTTAGAACAAAAAGATATAAATCTTAGATTATTTGTTAGAGATAAAAAAACTTTATCTTCAAATATTGATAAAAACATTGAAGTTGTAGAAGGTGATACTTTTGATAAAAAGAAGTTAAAACTTGCTTTGCAAGATGTAGATATTGCTTACTATTTGATTCACTCTTTAAATAATAAAAACTATAAAGACCTAGATAAACTTTCAGCACAAAACTTTATAAATATTGCAAAAGAATGCGGTGTTAAAAGAGTTATTTATTTAGGTGGACTTGGTGTTAAAAATGAAAACACAAGTGAGCATTTATTAAGTAGAATAGAAACAGGGGAAGTTCTTTCATCTTGCAAAGAAGTCCAAACTATTTTTTTAAGAGCTGGAGTTATAATAGGTTCAGGAAGTACAAGCTTTGAAATTATTAGGAACTTAACAGAAAAATTACCAATAATGACGACGCCAAAATGGGTAGAAACAAAAGCACAACCAATTGGTGTTGATGATGTTATTTCATATCTTGAACAATCACTATATATAAAAGAGCAAAAAAACTTAATCGTTGATATTGGAGCTGAACAACTAACTTATAAAGAAATGATGTTGCAAACAGCAAAGGCTCTTGGTTTAAAAAGAGTTATTATTCCTCTTCCTTTTTTAACTATAAATATCTCTTCATATTGGTTAAATCTTTTTACTCCTGTGCCTTTTACAGTTGCAAAAGCTTTGATTGAAGGCTTAAAATCAGAAGTTCTAATACAAAATAATCATGCAAAAGAATATTTTCCAAATATAAAACCCATTAAGTTTATAGAAGCAGTAAAACAAGCAGTTTTAGTAATACAACAAAATCAAGTAATCTCAAGATGGAGTGATAATCTAGGAAAAGACTGGAACAAAGACCACTCAAAAGAAATAGCAGATGCAATATTTTATGATAGAAAAGAAATAGATATTAGCACTATCTCAAAAGAAAAAGTTTATGCAAGTTTCATAAGTATTGGTGGAGAAAATGGTTGGTTTGAGTTTGATTTTCTTTGGGAACTTAGAGGTTTTCTTGATAAAATGATTGGTGGAGTTGGATTAAAAAGAGGAAGAAGAGATCAATCAAATCTTAGAATTGGAGATAGCTTAGATTTTTGGAAAGTAGTTGATATAAAAGAGAATGAAAGATTACTTTTATTTGCTCAAATGAAACTACCAGGAAAAGCATGGCTTGAATTTAAAATAAAAGACAATAAACTAATACAAACAGCATATTATTATCCAAAAGGTCTATTTGGTAGAATATACTGGTATTGCCTTATTCCTATTCATCATTTTGTATTTAAAAATATGATAGATAATATTGTTAAAAATGCGAAAAAATCATAG
- a CDS encoding AMP-binding protein, which translates to MSINCIRTLIEEANVTHPNKTAIIFGQEKLTYSELFVKVNQIAYYLDELNMPSKSRIGVYSNKGCDQVIAMLAILSTDYILVPLTKLLKPEQVEYIINDCNIECIITDKVKIKSIEEIKFTGSIISYETTHKDLASFKEIYKYYNKPYKCNISGHQNAAITYSFGMSGSPKGIVISHRNFIDSARVVSQYLHLKETDIISGLLVFNLDYGLNQIFCSLYKRATLALHTFVLPNDFFNHIINDKITVLPLMPVTISDMFDEEEIKLPSSELLNNVRIITSSGGNVTNKMIRDIEKYFTNAKFYSMHGLTEAFRSTYLDPSQLKIRPDSIGKAIPDVELYVIDEEGNECPPRVVGELIHRGGYIYQGYWKGKKETKERFKSAQILKKIINLEGDLIDEIVVATGDYVYKDEEGYLYFVSRGDNMIKTRGFRVSPYEIESVVARKIKEIEQCAVFSIENEDIEEEIVLVYTSKNELSSKEIIFELKKHLASYMIPLKIIYKKSLPLIPWNKNKVNIDELKKELFLK; encoded by the coding sequence ATGTCAATAAATTGTATAAGAACATTAATTGAAGAAGCTAATGTAACTCATCCAAATAAAACAGCAATAATATTTGGGCAAGAAAAATTAACTTATAGTGAACTATTTGTCAAAGTTAATCAAATTGCTTATTATTTAGATGAATTAAACATGCCAAGTAAAAGTAGAATTGGCGTTTACTCGAATAAAGGATGTGATCAAGTAATTGCTATGCTTGCAATTCTTTCAACTGATTATATTCTAGTTCCTTTAACAAAACTTTTAAAACCCGAACAAGTTGAGTATATAATCAATGATTGTAATATTGAGTGTATTATTACAGATAAAGTTAAGATTAAATCAATTGAAGAGATTAAATTTACAGGTTCAATTATTTCATATGAAACTACACATAAAGATTTAGCATCTTTTAAAGAAATTTATAAATACTATAATAAACCTTATAAGTGTAATATTTCAGGTCATCAAAATGCTGCGATTACTTATTCATTTGGAATGAGTGGAAGTCCAAAAGGTATTGTAATATCACATAGAAATTTTATAGATTCAGCACGTGTTGTATCTCAATATTTACATTTAAAAGAAACTGATATAATTTCTGGATTATTAGTTTTTAATCTAGATTATGGATTAAATCAAATCTTTTGCTCATTATATAAAAGAGCAACATTAGCATTACATACTTTTGTATTACCTAATGACTTTTTTAATCATATTATCAATGATAAAATAACAGTTCTACCACTTATGCCTGTTACAATTTCTGATATGTTTGATGAGGAAGAAATTAAACTCCCTAGTAGTGAGCTTTTAAATAATGTTAGAATTATTACTTCTTCAGGTGGAAATGTTACAAATAAAATGATTAGAGATATTGAGAAATACTTCACTAATGCAAAATTCTACTCAATGCATGGACTAACAGAAGCTTTTAGATCAACATACTTAGACCCAAGTCAACTAAAAATTAGACCAGATTCAATAGGAAAAGCTATTCCTGATGTTGAACTATATGTAATCGATGAAGAAGGTAATGAATGCCCTCCAAGAGTTGTGGGTGAATTAATTCATAGAGGTGGATATATTTATCAGGGATATTGGAAGGGTAAAAAAGAAACAAAAGAAAGATTTAAATCTGCACAAATTCTAAAAAAAATTATTAATCTTGAAGGTGATTTAATTGATGAAATTGTAGTTGCAACAGGAGATTATGTATATAAAGATGAAGAAGGATATCTTTATTTTGTATCACGTGGTGATAATATGATTAAAACAAGAGGTTTTAGAGTAAGTCCTTATGAAATAGAATCAGTAGTAGCTCGAAAGATTAAAGAAATTGAACAATGTGCAGTATTTTCAATTGAAAATGAAGATATTGAAGAAGAAATAGTTTTAGTATATACTTCAAAAAATGAGTTAAGTTCAAAAGAAATTATATTTGAATTAAAAAAACATTTAGCTTCATATATGATCCCATTAAAAATAATCTATAAAAAATCTTTACCACTTATTCCTTGGAATAAAAACAAGGTAAATATAGACGAATTAAAAAAAGAATTATTTCTAAAATAA
- a CDS encoding glutamate mutase L yields MVENKLLIDIGSTYFKVASNNNVEQYFRDFNKDIYDDLISKCSNKIEGFKKDEVFICSSANGGLSTLIIGVTNSFSLKFAKNIAYNSGINIIDTVLYQDIEKASVPSDLIDVVIIVGGINSVKDIFKKDLFEYLKNINYSNIVFAGSIKDAQYLSNELENLVVIDNIIDNKLHVVEEPLKEYLTNLYQADIVGKEDIKHLYDLTSNQIYSTPYIVNKTLPMIDSKFAAVNPFILIDIGGATTDIHYSKDLSSDNIVTSNEYDRLVFKKLGVFKSRESLIFAAKNNEFVYELLEHLKVTENIFNENNEKSLRILMQLAIFLVLYKVSEVHPLYIKLKLELLKSVVLTGGITKVLTFDEVEDIIAFFYKKILNSEVHPSIVLDSNYDIWTLGITQK; encoded by the coding sequence ATGGTAGAAAATAAACTTTTAATAGATATAGGAAGTACATACTTTAAAGTAGCAAGTAATAATAACGTAGAACAATATTTTAGAGATTTCAATAAAGATATTTATGATGATCTAATATCAAAATGTTCTAATAAAATAGAAGGTTTCAAAAAAGATGAAGTATTTATTTGCTCATCTGCAAATGGTGGGTTATCTACACTTATTATTGGAGTTACCAACTCTTTTTCACTAAAATTTGCTAAAAATATAGCTTATAATTCAGGTATTAATATTATTGATACTGTTTTATACCAAGATATAGAAAAAGCATCAGTTCCAAGTGATTTAATTGATGTTGTTATAATTGTAGGTGGAATAAATAGTGTAAAAGATATTTTCAAAAAAGATTTATTTGAATATTTAAAAAATATAAATTATTCAAATATAGTATTTGCAGGATCTATAAAAGATGCACAATATTTAAGTAATGAACTTGAGAACTTAGTAGTAATTGATAATATAATTGACAATAAGCTTCATGTAGTTGAAGAACCTTTAAAAGAATACTTAACTAACCTTTATCAAGCTGATATTGTAGGAAAAGAAGATATTAAACATCTTTATGACTTAACATCAAACCAAATTTATTCGACTCCGTATATTGTAAATAAAACACTACCTATGATTGATTCTAAATTTGCGGCTGTTAATCCTTTTATATTAATAGATATTGGAGGAGCTACTACAGATATTCATTATTCAAAAGATTTATCTTCTGACAATATTGTAACTTCCAATGAGTATGATAGATTAGTATTTAAAAAACTTGGGGTTTTTAAATCACGAGAATCACTTATCTTTGCAGCAAAAAATAATGAATTTGTATATGAATTACTAGAACATTTAAAAGTTACAGAAAATATTTTTAATGAAAATAATGAAAAAAGTCTTAGAATATTAATGCAACTAGCTATTTTTTTAGTGTTATATAAAGTATCTGAAGTTCATCCTTTATATATTAAGTTGAAATTAGAGCTATTAAAGTCTGTAGTTTTAACAGGTGGTATTACAAAAGTTTTAACTTTTGATGAAGTTGAAGATATTATTGCATTTTTCTATAAAAAAATATTAAATAGTGAAGTTCATCCTTCAATTGTCCTAGATTCAAATTATGATATTTGGACTCTTGGAATTACTCAAAAATAA
- the rsmH gene encoding 16S rRNA (cytosine(1402)-N(4))-methyltransferase RsmH: MQIPHVPVLYNEVLEAFSNIKEGYIIDCTTGFGGHSNGLLEQNENIKLICNDQDDEALAFCAKRLEAFSSRVTFNKGNFEHVLDNFKDFDIRGVLADIGVSSLQLDKLERGFGFESETLDMRMNQNQSLDASVVVNTYPQSELERVFKEYGEVREYKKVASLIVNNRPFTSAKEIAQLLLKKMSKGKIHPATLPFQGIRIEVNDELGVLKRLFDSLEKAKLKNCIVAIISFHSLEDRIVKNYFKKWTKSCICPPEAFRCECGNNHALGKILTKKPIIPNKEEIKRNPRSRSSKLRIFKFD; this comes from the coding sequence ATGCAAATACCACATGTTCCCGTTTTATATAATGAAGTACTAGAAGCTTTTTCTAATATAAAAGAGGGTTATATAATAGATTGTACGACAGGGTTTGGTGGACACAGTAATGGATTACTTGAACAAAATGAAAATATTAAGTTAATTTGTAATGATCAAGATGATGAAGCTTTAGCTTTTTGTGCTAAAAGATTAGAGGCTTTTTCTTCAAGAGTTACATTTAATAAAGGTAACTTTGAACACGTTTTAGATAATTTTAAAGATTTCGATATAAGAGGTGTGTTAGCTGATATAGGTGTTTCATCTTTACAGCTTGATAAATTAGAACGTGGCTTTGGTTTTGAAAGTGAAACTTTAGATATGAGAATGAATCAGAATCAAAGCTTAGATGCTTCAGTAGTTGTAAATACATATCCTCAAAGTGAACTTGAAAGAGTTTTTAAAGAGTATGGAGAAGTAAGAGAATATAAAAAAGTTGCTTCCTTAATAGTTAATAACAGACCATTTACATCTGCAAAAGAAATAGCACAATTACTTTTAAAAAAAATGTCAAAAGGTAAAATACATCCAGCAACTCTTCCTTTCCAAGGAATAAGAATTGAAGTAAATGATGAACTAGGTGTACTTAAACGTCTCTTTGATTCTCTTGAAAAAGCAAAACTTAAAAATTGTATAGTTGCAATTATCTCTTTTCATTCTTTAGAAGATAGAATTGTAAAAAACTATTTTAAAAAATGGACTAAGTCTTGTATTTGTCCACCTGAGGCTTTTAGGTGTGAATGTGGAAATAATCATGCTTTAGGAAAAATACTTACAAAAAAACCTATTATTCCTAATAAAGAAGAGATTAAAAGAAATCCAAGAAGTAGAAGTTCTAAATTAAGGATTTTTAAGTTTGATTAG